One stretch of Halobaculum marinum DNA includes these proteins:
- the gltB gene encoding glutamate synthase large subunit, translated as MTEPDVSARVGGLADPTDERSNCGVGAVVDLDGGRSHDVVSDALDLLENLEHRGTTGAEQNTGDGAGIMIERPDEFFEAVVGSLPETYAVASLFMPTDDAARGDLESLFESTLAEYDLDVVAWRDVPTDAAEADLGKTALDSEPDVWQAFVAPVDSAGLDQATFDRRLYVTRRALETAAEDVAGGERFYVCSLDRRRVVYKGLLKADQIDAYYPDLRDDRLTSGVALVHARFSTNTLGAWHLAHPYRNVVHNGEFNTIQGNVNWMRARQSDLADGGFTDEELDAIRPVISDPNQSDTASVDETLDLLLQGGRDLPHALRMMIPEAYRKDDAMSAERRDFYDYHASLVEPWDGPALVIGFDGDRVAGVLDRNGLRPCRYDVTTDNRLVMGSEVGALEHDPSEVRERGRLRPGETFVADRSEGRVLDDKEVFADLTDEKYGEWVDGEQRDLADVTTAADPSPETGPDDALRSKQAAFGYTTDQLNHLIGPMAEQGKDPVGSMGDDTPLSVLSEFDRPLFTYFKQLFAQVSNPPIDYIREELVTSMETRLGPQRNLLGETPEHARQVVNDSPILTEAETATIRELGDATDDALSSVTLDMTFDPDDSLQEAVEDLRAAAADAVRDGADVVVLSDREMGADRFHVPSLLATGAVHHHLVREGLRARAGLVVESGDPREVHHVACLVGYGAGAVCPYLAYDTVRDIVAGPDGADEDKALASYRAALEQGLLKTMAKMGISTVESYQGAQIFEAVGLDSDLVREYFEGTEIRTEGIGLPEIESDLRERYAVGFGEDPKLETQGEYEHRSTGIKHGWNPHSVNALHRAVREGDREAWDEFAEQVNDPDTPAELRNLLDISSERDPVPLEEVESIDEIAKRFSTAAMSLGSLSPEQHENNAIAMNRIGAKSNTGEGGEPPERFGTEKNCNVKQVASGRFGVTSNYLTNAEEIQIKMAQGSKPGEGGHLPGPKVNEYIAHVRFSTPGVGLISPPPLHDIYSIEDLKQLIYDLKAANPEADINVKLVSEAGIGTIAAGVAKAEADVVHISGHSGGTGASPKTSIKNAGLPWELGVAEANQMLRATGLRDRITVTTDGGLKTGRDVAVAALLGAEEYSFGTGALVSSGCVMARQCHQNTCPVGVATQREDLRDRFPGEPEHVINYMHFIAQELREIMADLGFRTVDEMVGRVECLSQRETDHPKASKLDLSALIAEPGDDGPRHKVREQDHPDLDDALDWDLLEELGDAIERAEPATLSADVDNTNRAVGATLSHRISTAHGEDGLPAGTLDLDFRGEAGQSFGAFLADGVDAHLVGAANDYVGKGLSGGTVVVQTPEDAAFEADENILVGNVALYGATDGEAYVNGMAGERFAVRNSGVKAVVEGVGDHGCEYMTGGVVAVLGEVGRNFAAGMSGGVAYVHDPDDELAAKTNHGMVSLSDDLTDQDEAMLRRLVENHLARTDSERAAELLADWESVISEFTRVLPDAYAEVIAEGRGEDVREELPEVADGGAATAEFGAGAVGDD; from the coding sequence ATGACTGAGCCGGACGTATCGGCGCGCGTCGGGGGCCTGGCGGACCCCACGGACGAGCGCTCGAACTGTGGTGTGGGTGCCGTCGTCGACCTCGACGGCGGGCGCTCGCACGACGTGGTATCGGACGCACTCGACCTCCTCGAGAATCTCGAACACCGGGGGACGACGGGCGCGGAGCAGAACACCGGCGACGGCGCCGGGATCATGATCGAACGGCCAGACGAGTTCTTCGAGGCGGTTGTGGGGAGCCTCCCGGAGACGTACGCGGTCGCCTCGCTGTTCATGCCGACCGACGACGCCGCCCGCGGCGACCTGGAATCGCTGTTCGAGTCGACGCTCGCGGAGTACGACCTCGACGTGGTCGCCTGGCGCGACGTGCCGACGGACGCCGCCGAGGCCGACCTGGGGAAGACGGCGCTCGACTCCGAACCGGACGTGTGGCAGGCGTTCGTCGCGCCCGTCGACAGCGCCGGACTCGACCAAGCGACGTTCGACCGACGGCTGTACGTCACCCGACGCGCGCTCGAGACGGCCGCCGAGGACGTCGCCGGCGGCGAGCGCTTCTACGTCTGCTCGCTCGACCGTCGCCGCGTCGTGTACAAGGGCCTGCTGAAAGCCGACCAGATCGACGCGTACTACCCCGACCTGCGCGACGACAGACTCACCTCCGGCGTGGCGCTGGTCCACGCGCGCTTCTCGACGAACACGCTGGGCGCGTGGCACCTCGCGCACCCGTACCGCAACGTCGTCCACAACGGCGAGTTCAACACCATCCAGGGGAACGTCAACTGGATGCGCGCCCGCCAGTCCGACCTCGCGGACGGCGGCTTCACCGACGAGGAACTCGACGCGATCCGACCGGTCATCTCCGACCCGAACCAGTCGGACACCGCCTCCGTCGACGAGACGCTCGACCTCCTGCTCCAGGGGGGACGCGACCTCCCGCACGCGCTGCGCATGATGATCCCGGAGGCGTACCGGAAGGACGACGCGATGAGCGCCGAGCGCCGCGACTTCTACGACTACCACGCGTCGCTCGTCGAACCGTGGGACGGCCCCGCGCTCGTCATCGGCTTCGACGGCGACCGCGTCGCGGGCGTCCTCGACCGCAACGGCCTGCGGCCGTGTCGCTACGACGTGACGACCGACAACCGCCTCGTGATGGGCAGTGAGGTCGGCGCGCTCGAACACGACCCCAGCGAGGTGCGCGAGCGCGGGCGCCTCCGCCCGGGCGAGACGTTCGTCGCCGACCGTTCCGAGGGGCGCGTCCTCGACGACAAAGAGGTGTTCGCCGACCTCACCGACGAGAAGTACGGCGAGTGGGTCGACGGCGAACAGCGGGACCTGGCAGACGTGACGACCGCCGCGGATCCGTCACCCGAGACGGGGCCGGACGACGCCCTCCGGAGCAAGCAGGCCGCCTTCGGCTACACCACCGACCAGTTGAACCACCTCATCGGTCCGATGGCCGAGCAGGGGAAGGACCCGGTCGGGTCGATGGGCGACGACACGCCGCTGTCGGTCCTCTCGGAGTTCGACCGCCCGCTGTTCACCTACTTCAAACAGCTGTTCGCGCAGGTGTCGAACCCGCCGATCGACTACATCCGCGAGGAGTTGGTCACGTCGATGGAGACGCGACTCGGCCCCCAGCGCAACCTCCTCGGTGAGACGCCCGAACACGCCCGGCAAGTAGTAAACGACTCGCCAATCTTGACGGAGGCGGAGACGGCGACGATCCGCGAGTTGGGCGACGCCACCGACGACGCGCTCTCGTCGGTCACGCTGGACATGACGTTCGACCCCGACGACTCCCTGCAGGAGGCCGTCGAGGACCTCCGGGCCGCCGCCGCCGACGCGGTACGCGACGGCGCGGACGTCGTCGTCCTCTCGGACCGCGAGATGGGCGCCGACCGCTTCCACGTCCCGAGCCTGCTGGCGACGGGTGCGGTCCACCACCACCTCGTGCGCGAGGGACTGCGCGCTCGCGCCGGCCTCGTCGTCGAGTCGGGCGACCCGCGTGAGGTCCACCACGTCGCGTGTCTCGTCGGCTACGGCGCCGGCGCGGTGTGCCCGTACCTCGCGTACGACACCGTCCGCGACATCGTGGCCGGCCCCGACGGCGCCGACGAGGACAAGGCGCTGGCCTCCTACCGCGCGGCGCTGGAGCAGGGCCTGCTGAAGACGATGGCGAAGATGGGCATCTCGACGGTCGAGTCGTACCAGGGCGCGCAGATCTTCGAGGCCGTCGGCCTCGACTCCGACCTCGTGCGCGAGTACTTCGAGGGCACCGAGATCCGGACCGAGGGGATCGGCCTCCCGGAAATCGAATCGGACCTGCGCGAGCGCTACGCGGTCGGCTTCGGCGAGGACCCGAAGTTGGAGACGCAAGGCGAGTACGAGCACCGCTCGACGGGGATCAAACACGGGTGGAACCCCCACTCGGTGAACGCGCTCCACCGCGCGGTCCGCGAAGGCGACCGCGAGGCGTGGGACGAGTTCGCCGAGCAGGTGAACGACCCGGACACGCCCGCGGAGTTGCGGAACCTCCTCGACATCTCCTCAGAGCGCGACCCCGTCCCGCTGGAGGAGGTCGAGTCGATCGACGAAATCGCGAAGCGCTTCTCGACCGCCGCAATGAGCCTCGGGAGCCTCTCCCCCGAGCAACACGAGAACAACGCCATCGCGATGAACCGCATCGGGGCCAAGTCGAACACCGGGGAGGGCGGTGAACCCCCCGAGCGGTTCGGCACGGAGAAGAACTGCAACGTGAAGCAGGTCGCCTCCGGCCGCTTCGGCGTCACCTCGAACTACCTCACGAACGCCGAGGAGATCCAGATCAAAATGGCGCAGGGCTCCAAGCCCGGCGAGGGCGGCCACCTGCCCGGCCCGAAGGTGAACGAGTACATCGCCCACGTGCGCTTCTCGACGCCGGGCGTCGGGCTCATCTCGCCGCCGCCGCTCCACGACATATACTCCATCGAGGACCTCAAACAGCTGATCTACGACCTGAAGGCGGCCAACCCCGAGGCCGACATCAACGTGAAACTCGTCTCGGAGGCCGGCATCGGCACCATCGCCGCCGGCGTCGCGAAGGCGGAGGCCGACGTGGTCCACATCTCGGGCCACTCCGGCGGGACCGGTGCCTCGCCGAAGACCTCGATCAAGAACGCGGGCCTCCCGTGGGAGCTCGGCGTCGCCGAAGCGAACCAGATGCTTCGCGCGACGGGCCTGCGCGACCGGATCACCGTCACGACGGACGGCGGGCTGAAGACCGGGCGCGACGTGGCCGTCGCCGCCCTGCTCGGCGCCGAGGAGTACTCCTTCGGCACCGGCGCGCTCGTCTCCTCTGGCTGTGTGATGGCCCGCCAGTGCCACCAGAACACCTGCCCCGTCGGCGTCGCCACCCAGCGCGAGGACCTTCGCGACCGTTTCCCCGGCGAGCCCGAACACGTCATCAACTACATGCACTTCATCGCGCAGGAACTGCGCGAGATCATGGCGGATCTGGGCTTCCGGACGGTCGACGAGATGGTCGGTCGCGTCGAGTGTCTCTCCCAGCGCGAGACGGACCACCCGAAAGCGAGCAAACTCGACCTGTCGGCGCTCATCGCCGAACCCGGCGACGACGGCCCGCGCCACAAGGTACGCGAGCAGGACCACCCGGACCTCGATGACGCGCTCGACTGGGACCTCTTGGAAGAACTGGGCGACGCCATCGAGCGCGCCGAACCCGCCACCCTCTCGGCGGACGTGGACAACACGAACCGCGCGGTCGGGGCGACGCTGTCCCACCGCATCTCGACGGCCCACGGCGAGGACGGCCTCCCGGCGGGCACGCTCGACCTGGACTTCCGGGGCGAGGCGGGGCAGTCGTTCGGCGCGTTCCTCGCAGACGGCGTGGACGCCCACCTCGTGGGCGCAGCGAACGACTACGTCGGCAAGGGCCTCTCCGGCGGGACGGTCGTCGTCCAGACGCCCGAGGACGCCGCCTTCGAGGCCGACGAGAACATCCTCGTCGGCAACGTCGCGCTGTACGGCGCGACCGACGGCGAGGCGTACGTCAACGGGATGGCCGGCGAGCGCTTCGCCGTCCGCAACTCCGGCGTGAAGGCGGTCGTCGAGGGCGTCGGCGACCACGGCTGTGAGTACATGACCGGCGGCGTCGTCGCGGTGCTCGGTGAGGTCGGTCGCAACTTCGCCGCAGGTATGTCCGGCGGCGTCGCGTACGTCCACGACCCCGACGACGAACTGGCCGCGAAGACGAACCACGGCATGGTGAGCCTCAGCGACGACCTCACCGACCAAGACGAGGCGATGCTGCGCCGCCTCGTCGAGAACCACCTCGCGCGCACCGACAGCGAGCGCGCGGCGGAACTGCTCGCCGACTGGGAGTCGGTCATCTCGGAGTTCACGCGCGTCCTGCCCGATGCCTACGCGGAGGTCATCGCGGAGGGTCGCGGCGAGGACGTCCGCGAGGAGCTCCCCGAGGTCGCGGATGGTGGTGCCGCGACCGCGGAGTTCGGTGCGGGCGCCGTCGGCGACGACTAA
- the mch gene encoding methenyltetrahydromethanopterin cyclohydrolase has product MDSLNRMAVELVDEALDFADELNIAGYELDSGATVVDFGVDADGGLEAGLLLAEIQTAGLATLQTGMGRVDGSPTPYVELTTDHPGVALLGSQKAGWELDMPGFAGLGSGPARALVGEEREFQALGYYDEFDLTVLCVESATLPGDDVVEHVAEKANVNEPAVFLPTTALGSTAGSVTAAARAAELAVFRLFELGYDPENLQSVAGSAPVAPVSYDETEAMGRTNDALAYGGEVHLTVAEDFDRFDEVPSSAADEYGRPFADVFADAEYDFYELDESVFAPAAVTVDVLDGPTYALGDTREDLLAESFDYQ; this is encoded by the coding sequence ATGGACAGCCTCAATCGCATGGCGGTGGAGTTGGTGGACGAGGCGCTCGACTTCGCGGACGAACTCAACATCGCAGGCTACGAACTCGACTCCGGCGCGACGGTCGTCGACTTCGGCGTCGACGCCGACGGCGGCCTGGAGGCGGGCCTGCTCCTCGCTGAGATCCAGACCGCGGGACTCGCCACCCTCCAGACCGGGATGGGTCGCGTCGACGGGTCGCCGACGCCGTACGTCGAGTTGACGACCGACCACCCCGGCGTCGCGCTCCTCGGCTCGCAGAAGGCCGGGTGGGAACTCGACATGCCCGGCTTCGCGGGACTGGGCTCCGGGCCGGCCCGCGCGCTCGTCGGCGAAGAGCGGGAGTTCCAGGCGCTCGGCTACTACGACGAGTTCGACCTCACCGTGCTGTGCGTCGAGAGCGCCACGCTCCCGGGTGACGACGTGGTCGAACACGTCGCCGAGAAGGCGAACGTGAACGAGCCGGCGGTGTTCCTCCCGACAACCGCGCTCGGCTCCACGGCGGGGAGCGTCACCGCCGCCGCGCGCGCCGCCGAACTCGCCGTCTTCCGGCTGTTCGAGTTGGGATACGACCCCGAGAACCTCCAGTCGGTCGCGGGGTCGGCGCCGGTCGCGCCGGTCAGCTACGACGAGACCGAGGCGATGGGGCGCACGAACGACGCGCTGGCGTACGGCGGCGAGGTCCACCTCACCGTCGCGGAGGACTTCGACCGCTTCGACGAGGTCCCCTCCAGTGCCGCCGACGAGTACGGGCGCCCGTTCGCCGATGTGTTCGCCGACGCGGAGTACGACTTCTACGAGTTGGACGAGTCGGTGTTCGCACCCGCCGCCGTCACCGTCGACGTGCTTGACGGCCCCACGTACGCCCTCGGCGACACGCGGGAGGACCTGCTCGCCGAGTCGTTCGACTACCAGTGA
- a CDS encoding HAD family hydrolase: protein MPDSAHQLTGPLADAAGVTLDLDDTLVSYRRSPGELLAAAFESVGVEPLFPVEAYFDRFAEFNDRTGSMDELRAACFAALAEERGADGEVGRAVADAFAAERDHANVEWCPGAPAFLNALDESGVPYAVVTNGPPDAQAAKAGAVGVDERAVDVVYAGHDTPAKPAAAAFEAGLSALGVDAAAAVHVGDSPESDARGALDAGVGAVLVGDREPCPDGAVRVSSLAALHNTN from the coding sequence ATGCCTGACTCCGCTCATCAGCTTACGGGTCCGCTCGCCGACGCCGCCGGGGTGACGCTCGACCTCGACGACACGCTCGTCTCGTACCGTCGGTCACCGGGAGAACTGCTCGCGGCCGCCTTCGAGTCGGTCGGCGTCGAGCCGCTGTTCCCGGTCGAGGCGTACTTCGACCGCTTCGCCGAGTTCAACGACCGGACCGGCTCGATGGACGAACTTCGCGCGGCGTGTTTCGCGGCGTTGGCCGAGGAGCGCGGAGCAGACGGCGAAGTCGGACGTGCCGTCGCCGACGCGTTCGCCGCCGAGCGCGACCACGCGAACGTCGAGTGGTGTCCCGGCGCCCCCGCCTTCCTCAACGCGCTCGACGAGTCCGGCGTCCCGTACGCGGTGGTGACGAACGGGCCACCGGACGCGCAGGCCGCGAAGGCGGGCGCGGTCGGTGTTGACGAGCGCGCCGTCGACGTGGTGTACGCCGGGCACGACACGCCCGCGAAGCCCGCCGCCGCCGCGTTCGAGGCCGGACTGTCGGCGCTCGGCGTCGACGCCGCGGCGGCGGTCCACGTCGGTGATTCGCCCGAGTCGGACGCGCGAGGCGCCCTCGACGCGGGGGTGGGTGCGGTGCTCGTCGGCGACCGCGAGCCGTGTCCCGACGGCGCCGTTCGAGTGTCGTCGCTGGCGGCGTTACACAACACGAACTAG
- a CDS encoding GTPBP1 family GTP-binding protein, whose product MGADRAVLTRTIERGEEEGGNIEFKTRLTRAVHLAEGRMESLAAQLRHRVLSGDGEALYVVGVTDDGGIAGISPAAFSESMDVLSLLAEEADAHIHEVETWAAGTGEAEGGLVGLATVREGAAFAGEDDHIVVGTAGHVDHGKSTLVGTLVTGQADDGDGGTRSYLDVQPHEVERGLSADLSYGVYGFDDDGPVRTDNPDRKSDRARIVEEADRLVSFVDTVGHEPWLRTTIRGLVGQKLDYGLIVVAADDGPTKTTREHLGILLAMELPTVVAITKVDAATDDRVEEVEREVESMLRDVGKTPLRVERHGVATAVEEIGDGVVPVLLTSAVTRQGLPELDQMLETLPKRADDADADFRMYIDRTYDVKGVGAVASGTIRSGEVEAGDELLVGPMPDGQFREVEVRSIEMHYHRVDKARAGRIVGIALKGVKETEISRGMALVPRDADPRPVRSFDAEVMVLNHPTRIQEGYEPVVHLETVSEAAVFYPQGGRLLPGDTGETEVRFKFQPYLVEEGQRFVFREGRSKGVGTVTGVRYADE is encoded by the coding sequence ATGGGCGCTGACCGGGCCGTGCTCACACGGACCATCGAGCGCGGCGAGGAGGAAGGCGGCAACATCGAGTTCAAGACCCGCCTCACCCGGGCGGTCCACCTCGCGGAGGGCCGCATGGAGTCGCTGGCGGCACAGCTACGCCACCGCGTGCTCTCGGGCGACGGGGAGGCACTGTACGTCGTCGGCGTCACAGACGACGGCGGCATCGCGGGCATCTCGCCGGCGGCGTTCTCCGAGTCGATGGACGTGCTCTCGCTGCTGGCCGAGGAGGCAGACGCCCACATCCACGAGGTCGAGACGTGGGCCGCCGGCACCGGCGAGGCCGAGGGCGGCCTCGTCGGCCTGGCGACGGTACGCGAGGGCGCGGCGTTCGCCGGCGAGGACGACCACATCGTCGTCGGCACCGCGGGGCACGTCGACCACGGGAAGTCGACGCTCGTCGGCACGCTCGTCACCGGACAGGCCGACGACGGTGACGGCGGCACCCGCTCGTACCTCGACGTCCAGCCACACGAGGTGGAGCGCGGCCTGTCGGCGGACCTCAGCTACGGCGTGTACGGCTTCGACGACGACGGCCCCGTCCGCACGGACAACCCGGACCGGAAGTCCGACCGGGCGCGCATCGTCGAAGAGGCCGACCGCCTCGTCTCGTTCGTCGACACCGTCGGGCACGAGCCGTGGCTCCGCACGACGATCCGCGGGCTCGTCGGGCAGAAACTCGACTACGGCCTGATCGTCGTCGCCGCCGACGACGGGCCGACGAAGACCACCCGCGAGCACCTGGGCATCCTGCTGGCGATGGAACTCCCGACCGTCGTCGCCATCACGAAAGTCGACGCCGCCACGGACGACCGCGTCGAGGAAGTCGAACGCGAGGTGGAGTCGATGTTGCGCGACGTAGGGAAGACCCCACTGCGGGTCGAGCGCCACGGCGTCGCCACCGCGGTCGAGGAGATCGGCGACGGTGTCGTCCCGGTCCTCCTCACCTCTGCGGTGACCCGTCAGGGACTCCCGGAACTCGACCAGATGCTGGAGACCCTGCCGAAGCGCGCCGACGACGCCGACGCGGACTTCAGGATGTACATCGACCGCACGTACGACGTGAAGGGCGTCGGCGCGGTCGCCTCCGGCACCATTCGCTCGGGCGAGGTGGAGGCGGGCGACGAACTGCTGGTCGGACCGATGCCCGACGGACAGTTCCGCGAGGTGGAGGTGCGCTCCATCGAGATGCACTACCACCGCGTCGACAAGGCGCGAGCGGGTCGAATCGTCGGCATCGCGCTCAAAGGCGTGAAGGAAACCGAGATCAGCCGCGGGATGGCGCTGGTCCCCCGCGACGCCGACCCCAGACCGGTCCGCTCGTTCGACGCCGAGGTGATGGTGCTGAACCACCCGACGCGGATCCAGGAGGGGTACGAACCGGTCGTCCACCTGGAGACGGTCAGCGAGGCCGCCGTGTTCTACCCCCAGGGAGGCCGCCTGCTCCCGGGCGACACCGGCGAGACGGAGGTCCGCTTCAAGTTCCAACCGTACCTCGTCGAGGAGGGACAGCGCTTCGTCTTCCGCGAGGGGCGCAGCAAAGGCGTCGGCACCGTGACGGGCGTGCGGTACGCCGACGAGTAG
- a CDS encoding J domain-containing protein yields the protein MDRDVLLLGIAAVLAGLTATLVMLGITQSLFVLVAAIPTGAAAYFMWYQASGRMKEDLRARAARERASAGERRTPGGDSRFAREARERARARMGDGGRVGADGGRRATSGRTRGRGTTGGATVGTDAGMPRGDARRTLGVDPGASQSEVKSAYRDRVKETHPDSGGDEDEFKRVNRAYETLKER from the coding sequence GTGGACCGCGACGTACTGCTGCTGGGGATCGCCGCCGTGCTCGCCGGCCTGACAGCGACGCTCGTGATGCTCGGCATCACGCAGTCGCTGTTCGTGCTCGTGGCGGCCATCCCGACCGGCGCCGCCGCCTACTTCATGTGGTACCAGGCGTCCGGCAGGATGAAGGAGGACCTCCGTGCGCGTGCCGCCCGCGAGCGGGCCAGCGCGGGCGAGCGCCGGACGCCCGGCGGCGACTCCCGGTTCGCCCGCGAGGCACGGGAGCGCGCCCGCGCTCGGATGGGCGACGGAGGTCGCGTCGGCGCCGACGGGGGCCGGAGAGCCACCAGCGGTCGAACGCGCGGACGGGGGACGACCGGCGGTGCGACGGTGGGGACGGACGCCGGGATGCCGCGCGGCGACGCCCGGCGGACGCTCGGGGTCGACCCCGGGGCGTCCCAGTCGGAGGTGAAGTCCGCATACCGCGACCGAGTGAAGGAGACGCACCCAGACTCCGGTGGCGACGAGGACGAGTTCAAGCGCGTCAACCGTGCCTACGAGACGCTCAAGGAGCGCTGA
- a CDS encoding histidine kinase N-terminal 7TM domain-containing protein: MLTGGAVVVFLALLAGGTAIAVGTYAWQNRGEPGAASFAALMAGVAVWSVSYAVALSVFDPGARELLEVPLEVGKAIVAPAWLLFALGYTGRGEYVSRRLIVALAVVPAVTMALVATAPAHGLMWTDYRVAPTFGAATVVFDPGVWFYVHAAFGWAVIGAGMVFLLEPVLSYGALYRDQGIALIVGAAVSFVAHVKATFFLPPVPALDLTPLTLAITGVLFGFALFRFELQGLLPATQVLGRRAAIEDVGVGLVVVNAEGLVIEFNAAAGPVLGVTEADSAVAGTHVGEFVPDVDLSTDAPQRIEQTDDSGYRVYEATVSDIGDHHDRAVGYTVTFADVTDREARRQRLEVLNRVLRHNLRNDMTVVVGNADLLAERVDEDDEPLADAIRRRGRALQRLGEKARDVETVLDDADGAREVPVTDLCRNVVRRTREAYPERTVAIDAPDDLVVTVREQVLRVVLWNLVENALEHGDGAAVRLTIRREDDGGVRFVVADDGPGIPDAELESIRAGTETALSHGSGLGLWVVRWGTRLIGAELSFADRDPTGTTVTVTLPPSAVVDGGATAGATD; this comes from the coding sequence ATGCTGACTGGGGGCGCGGTCGTCGTATTCCTCGCGCTCCTCGCGGGCGGCACCGCGATAGCCGTCGGGACGTACGCGTGGCAGAACCGCGGCGAACCGGGTGCGGCCTCCTTCGCCGCGCTGATGGCGGGGGTCGCGGTGTGGTCGGTGTCGTACGCGGTCGCGTTGTCGGTGTTCGACCCCGGCGCTCGCGAGTTGCTGGAGGTGCCGCTGGAGGTCGGCAAGGCAATCGTCGCGCCGGCGTGGCTGTTGTTCGCGCTCGGGTACACCGGGCGGGGAGAGTACGTCAGTCGCCGCCTGATCGTCGCGCTGGCAGTGGTGCCGGCGGTGACGATGGCCCTGGTGGCGACGGCGCCCGCACACGGGCTGATGTGGACCGACTACCGGGTCGCTCCGACGTTCGGCGCGGCGACGGTGGTGTTCGACCCGGGAGTCTGGTTCTACGTCCACGCGGCATTCGGCTGGGCGGTCATCGGGGCGGGGATGGTGTTCCTGCTGGAGCCGGTGTTGTCGTACGGTGCGCTGTACCGCGACCAGGGCATCGCGCTCATCGTCGGGGCCGCCGTCAGTTTCGTGGCGCACGTGAAGGCGACGTTCTTCCTCCCCCCGGTGCCCGCGCTCGACCTCACGCCCCTGACGCTCGCGATAACCGGCGTCCTGTTCGGTTTCGCGCTGTTCAGGTTCGAACTTCAGGGACTCCTCCCGGCGACGCAGGTGCTCGGGCGGCGGGCCGCCATCGAGGACGTGGGCGTCGGCCTCGTCGTCGTCAACGCCGAGGGCCTCGTCATCGAGTTCAACGCCGCCGCAGGTCCCGTCTTGGGGGTTACCGAGGCAGATTCGGCGGTCGCGGGGACGCACGTCGGCGAGTTCGTCCCAGACGTCGACCTGTCGACCGACGCCCCACAGCGGATCGAACAGACGGACGACAGCGGCTACCGCGTGTACGAGGCGACCGTCTCGGACATCGGCGACCACCACGACCGCGCCGTCGGCTACACGGTCACCTTCGCGGACGTGACTGACCGCGAGGCGCGCAGACAGCGACTCGAAGTCCTGAACCGCGTGCTCAGACACAATCTCCGCAACGACATGACGGTCGTCGTCGGCAACGCCGACCTGCTGGCCGAGCGCGTCGACGAGGACGACGAACCGCTCGCCGACGCCATCCGGCGGCGCGGCCGCGCGCTCCAGCGCCTCGGGGAGAAGGCCCGCGACGTCGAGACGGTGCTCGACGACGCCGACGGGGCGCGAGAGGTGCCCGTGACGGACCTCTGTCGAAACGTGGTCCGGCGCACGCGCGAAGCGTACCCCGAGCGAACGGTGGCAATCGACGCGCCGGACGACCTCGTCGTGACCGTCAGGGAGCAGGTGCTCCGGGTCGTGCTGTGGAACCTCGTGGAGAACGCCCTCGAACACGGCGACGGCGCCGCCGTCCGACTGACGATCCGACGCGAGGACGACGGCGGCGTCCGATTCGTCGTCGCCGACGACGGCCCGGGCATCCCCGACGCGGAACTGGAGAGCATCCGGGCGGGCACGGAGACCGCACTCTCACACGGGAGCGGCCTCGGCCTGTGGGTCGTGCGGTGGGGGACCCGCCTGATCGGCGCAGAACTGTCGTTCGCCGACCGCGACCCGACGGGCACCACCGTGACCGTGACGCTCCCGCCGAGCGCGGTCGTCGACGGCGGAGCGACAGCCGGAGCGACCGACTGA
- the pyrF gene encoding orotidine-5'-phosphate decarboxylase: protein MPEFNAFFERLRDRIDATDSLVSVGLDADIDRIPEHLLDKDLPRWAFNRRIIDATHEYAACYKPNAAFYEDADGWRSLRETVAYAHGKGVPVLLDAKRGDIGNTARKYAELLEHVDAITANPYMGRDSLEPFLSKADKGVFVLCRTSNPGGSDLQDLELASGEPLYRRVAAVADLWNERGNVGLVVGATVPEELEELRAEVPDLPFLVPGVGAQGGDAEAAVEYGLADGVGLVNSSRGIIFAGEDAGENFAKASGQAAKRLRDRLNRHRE, encoded by the coding sequence ATGCCCGAGTTCAACGCCTTCTTCGAGCGACTCCGCGACCGCATCGACGCGACCGACTCCCTCGTCTCCGTGGGGTTGGACGCCGACATCGACCGCATCCCCGAGCACCTGCTCGACAAGGACCTGCCGCGGTGGGCGTTCAACCGGCGGATCATCGACGCCACCCACGAGTACGCCGCCTGCTACAAGCCGAACGCCGCGTTCTACGAGGACGCCGACGGCTGGCGGAGCCTCCGCGAGACGGTCGCGTACGCCCACGGGAAGGGCGTGCCAGTGCTCCTCGACGCCAAGCGCGGCGACATCGGCAACACCGCGCGCAAGTACGCCGAACTGCTGGAGCACGTCGACGCAATCACCGCGAACCCGTACATGGGGCGCGATTCGCTGGAGCCGTTCCTCTCGAAGGCGGACAAGGGCGTGTTCGTGCTGTGTCGCACCTCGAACCCGGGCGGGTCGGACCTGCAGGATCTGGAACTCGCCTCGGGCGAACCGCTGTACCGCCGCGTCGCCGCCGTCGCGGACCTGTGGAACGAACGGGGCAACGTCGGCCTCGTGGTCGGCGCGACCGTCCCCGAGGAGCTGGAGGAACTCCGCGCGGAGGTCCCCGACCTCCCGTTCCTCGTCCCGGGCGTCGGCGCCCAGGGCGGTGACGCCGAGGCGGCGGTCGAGTACGGCCTCGCCGACGGCGTCGGCCTCGTCAACTCCTCGCGTGGGATCATCTTTGCGGGCGAAGACGCCGGCGAGAACTTCGCGAAGGCGTCCGGCCAGGCGGCCAAGCGCCTCCGCGACCGGCTGAACCGCCACCGCGAGTAG